One segment of Acidimicrobiales bacterium DNA contains the following:
- a CDS encoding CbiX/SirB N-terminal domain-containing protein — MTATTVWLVIAHGSRNPALVEAHGQICAAIADRVGEEAAIRPAYLEITEPSIPDAIDEAVASGATTVVLVPYFLHVGNHTLRDLPQILDDAGDRHHGVEIVLADHLGIDDRLVDLAIDRARGATAGGGDER; from the coding sequence GTGACGGCCACGACCGTCTGGCTGGTGATCGCGCACGGCAGCCGGAACCCTGCCCTGGTCGAGGCCCACGGCCAGATCTGTGCGGCGATCGCCGACCGGGTGGGTGAGGAAGCCGCGATCCGCCCGGCCTACCTCGAGATCACTGAGCCGTCGATCCCCGATGCGATCGACGAGGCGGTGGCATCGGGTGCGACGACCGTCGTGTTGGTGCCGTACTTCCTCCACGTCGGCAACCACACCCTTCGCGATCTCCCCCAGATCCTGGACGACGCCGGCGACCGCCATCACGGGGTGGAGATCGTCCTGGCCGACCACCTGGGGATCGACGATCGCCTGGTCGACCTCGCGATCGATCGGGCGAGGGGAGCAACAGCCGGTGGCGGTGACGAGCGATGA
- a CDS encoding holo-ACP synthase, with product MIGLGIDLVEVPRFREVIARTPSMVDRLFTEAERAYAHRQQDPAPRLAVRFAAKEAVMKALGVGLGAMELRSIEVTRDEESGQPALQLHGRAHELASDRGVHEWRLSLSHTELMAQATAIAL from the coding sequence GTTCCGCGAGGTGATCGCGCGCACCCCCTCCATGGTCGACCGGCTGTTCACCGAGGCCGAGCGTGCCTACGCCCACCGCCAGCAGGATCCCGCCCCGCGGCTCGCCGTCCGGTTCGCAGCCAAGGAGGCGGTGATGAAAGCCCTCGGTGTCGGGCTGGGGGCGATGGAGCTCCGCAGCATCGAGGTCACACGCGACGAGGAATCCGGGCAGCCGGCGCTGCAGCTGCACGGTCGGGCCCACGAGCTGGCCTCCGATCGCGGTGTCCACGAGTGGCGGTTGTCGCTGTCCCACACCGAGCTGATGGCCCAGGCCACCGCGATCGCGCTGTGA